Proteins from a single region of Gossypium arboreum isolate Shixiya-1 chromosome 1, ASM2569848v2, whole genome shotgun sequence:
- the LOC108482315 gene encoding tryptophan decarboxylase TDC1-like, producing the protein MGKIESNLVNTPHFNPLNPQEFRKQAHEMVDFIADYYQNIESYPVLSQVQPGYLRANLPQNAPSLPESLETILEDVKNQIIPGMTHWLSPNFFAFFPSTVSTAGFLGEMLCTCFNSVGFNWIASPAATELEMLVIDWLADMLKLPKSFMFQGTGGGVIQNTTSEAILVTLIAARDKALDVDGSGNLNKLVVYASDQTHSTFAKACKMVGISPRNIRLIPTTIDAGFSLSPIQLKAAVEADMADGLVPLYLCVTLGTTSTTAVDPIELLAGVAKEHGMWVHVDAAYAGSACICPEFRHHLNGVELVDSLSLSPHKWLLSGLDCCCLWVKNPTALVKALSTNPEYLRNKQSESDSVVDFKDWQVGTGRRFKSLRLWLIFRTYGVVNLQDHIRSDVGMAKIFEDFVRSDPRFEIVVPREFGLVCFRLNPDETFGSDYTELLNRKLLDWVNSTGRVYMTHTKVGGIYILRFAVGATLTGDNHVVAAWKLIKEGADALLKTV; encoded by the coding sequence atgggTAAAATTGAATCCAACTTGGTCAACACACCCCATTTCAATCCCTTAAACCCTCAAGAGTTTAGAAAACAAGCTCATGAAATGGTGGATTTCATTGCTGATTATTATCAAAATATCGAGAGCTACCCAGTTTTAAGTCAGGTGCAACCAGGCTATCTCCGGGCTAACTTGCCGCAAAACGCACCGTCTCTGCCTGAATCCCTTGAAACGATCCTTGAGGACGTTAAAAACCAGATAATCCCAGGGATGACGCATTGGTTAAGCCCTAATTTCTTTGCTTTTTTTCCTTCAACTGTTAGCACTGCCGGTTTCCTTGGTGAAATGCTTTGTACTTGCTTTAACTCCGTTGGTTTCAACTGGATTGCTTCGCCGGCGGCGACTGAGTTGGAAATGCTGGTCATCGATTGGCTGGCTGACATGCTGAAGCTGCCCAAGTCGTTCATGTTTCAAGGTACTGGCGGTGGCGTTATCCAGAACACCACCAGTGAAGCTATTCTCGTTACGCTAATTGCGGCGAGGGACAAAGCTCTTGATGTCGATGGCTCCGGCAACTTGAACAAGCTTGTCGTTTATGCTTCCGACCAAACTCATTCCACATTTGCTAAAGCTTGTAAGATGGTCGGCATTTCTCCTCGGAACATAAGGTTGATTCCGACGACGATCGACGCCGGTTTCTCTTTATCTCCCATTCAGCTTAAGGCCGCCGTCGAAGCAGACATGGCGGATGGGTTGGTCCCACTTTATCTTTGTGTCACCCTAGGGACCACTTCCACCACGGCTGTTGACCCAATCGAACTGCTCGCTGGTGTGGCGAAGGAACATGGCATGTGGGTTCACGTGGATGCTGCTTATGCCGGAAGTGCATGTATATGCCCGGAGTTCCGCCATCACCTTAATGGGGTAGAACTAGTTGACTCGTTGAGTTTGAGTCCCCACAAGTGGCTACTCAGTGGCTTAGATTGTTGCTGCTTGTGGGTGAAAAACCCCACCGCACTTGTCAAAGCTCTAAGCACCAACCCGGAATACTTGAGAAACAAACAAAGCGAATCGGATTCCGTCGTCGATTTCAAGGACTGGCAAGTCGGTACCGGCCGGAGGTTCAAGTCATTAAGATTATGGCTCATTTTTCGAACATACGGTGTCGTCAACTTACAAGATCACATCCGGTCCGACGTAGGGATGGCCAAGATATTCGAGGATTTTGTAAGATCCGACCCGAGGTTCGAGATTGTGGTGCCAAGAGAGTTCGGGCTGGTGTGTTTCCGATTGAACCCGGATGAAACTTTCGGGTCGGATTACACCGAACTGTTGAACCGGAAGTTGTTGGATTGGGTCAATTCGACGGGTCGGGTTTATATGACTCATACGAAAGTTGGTGGAATATATATCCTGAGATTTGCTGTGGGCGCCACATTGACGGGTGACAACCACGTGGTTGCTGCATGGAAGCTGATCAAGGAAGGAGCTGATGCATTGCTGAAGACTGTTTGA